From the genome of Nicotiana sylvestris chromosome 1, ASM39365v2, whole genome shotgun sequence:
tgtttaaatattttaattgtattttttaaattatatttgcatttttaagactataattgcatattttgcaaaaatagcccctaTAGTTTGCATAACTACATTATCTAtacataaaataatttttttatattttataatgttaattaattattttaaatcaccttCATGCATACaattattttttatcatttaattagcaatttttaaaattattttatttagtaaattgggtatttaataaataaccCTAATTATACCCAAAATCGGACATTCCCCAACCCAACTTAATTTAACCTAAGCCCAAACCATCCTATACACAAACATAAAGACCTCTACCGGACCCAAACCCCTtctaatcttggccgttgatctcaaagatcaacgacccccattttcccttttcttttttaacCCAAATGACCCCATAACCCTAGTCATTATCCAAAGATAGCCGCCCTTGAATCTCCCTTCTTCTCTAGTTCTCTTTGAAACTAACCCTAACCCTAGCGCCGTCACCTAAATCTACCCCAAACCCTTCAATTATTAGCCGTTACATGGGGTTCCCTGGTGATTTGAGGCCCCTACCGGCCTCTTACCTCTTCTGgttatttgattttgtggtttcaTGAAGGGATCTTGAAGAGATCCAACCCAGATTTTGTTCGAAACCATTTAAGAATCCACTTATAGCCATCTCTATTCTTTCACAGACGGTGATAACACGTGCAGCCGGAGATGACAGGAACCACCAGTAGCTCCAACAAGAAAACATGAACCTGagacgcctactactactactactactactattactactACTTACAGAGGAACCACCAGTAGCCCCAACCAGAGAACATGaacctactactactactactactactactactaaccGACTACTACTACCATTACcgactactactaccactaccgactactactaccactaccgaCTACCACTACcgactactactaccactaccgactactactaccactaccgactactactaccactactactaccactactaccaccactactaccactaccactaccactaccactaccactaccactaccactaccactaccactaccactaccactaccaccactactactactactactacgactactactactactactactactactactactactactactaccactaccgactactactactactaccactactaccactactacgactactactactactactactaccactactaccactactaccactactaccattactaccactactaccactactaccactactactactactactactactactactactactactactaccactactaccactactaccactactaccactactaccactactacaaccactactaccactactaccactgctactactactactactactgctactactactactactactgctactactactactactactgctactactactactactactgctactactactactgctactgctgctactgctactgctaccgctactgctgctactgctaccgctactgctgctactgctaccgCTACTGCTGCTACCGCTACTGCTGCTaccgctactgctgctgctactgctgctgctactgctgctgctactgctgctgctactgctgctgctactgctcctGCTACTGCTCCTGCTCCTGCTCCTGCTCCTGCTCCtgctactactaccactaccactactactaccactactactaccactactactaccactactactaccactactactactactacgacTACCGACTACCACTACCGACTACTAATACCACTACCAACTACTACTACCGACTACCGACTACCGACTACCGACTACCACTACCGACTACTACTGCTACCACTACCGACTACTACTACCGactactattactactactactgctactactactactactactgctactactactactactactgctactactactactactactactactactactactactactactactactactgctactactactactactactgctactactactactactactgctactactactactactactgctactactactactactactgctactactactactactactgctactactactactactactgctactactactactactactgctgctactactactgctactgctgctactgctactgctaccgctactgctgctactgctaccgctactgctgctactgctaccgCTACTGCTGCTACCGCTACTGCTACCGCTACTGCTGCTaccgctactgctgctgctactgctgctgctactgctgctgctactgctgctgctactgctgctgctcctgctcctgctactgctcctgctcctgctcctgctcctgctcctgctactactactactactactactactactactactactactaccactactactaccactaccactactactaccactactactaccactactactaccactactactactactacgacTACCGACTACCACTACCGACTACTAATACCACTACCAACTACTACTACCGACTACCGACTACCGACTACCGACTACCACTAccgactactactactaccactaccgaCTACTACTACcgactactactactgctactgctgctgctgctactgctgctgctgctgctactgctactgctactgctactgctactactgctgctactgctactactgctgctactgctactactgctactactgctactactgctactactgctactgctgctgctgctgctgctgctgctactgctgctgctactgctgctgctactgctcctgctactgctactgctactgctactgctactgctgctactactgctactgctactgctgctgctactgctgctgctactgctactgctactgctactgctgctactactgctactactgctactactgctactactgctactactgctactactgctgctactgctactactgctgctactgctgctactgctgctactgctgctactgctactgctgctactcctactgctgctactactactgctgctactgctgctactgctgctactgctgctactgctactgctgctactcctactgctgctactactactgctgctactactgctgctgcgactactactactactaccactactaccactactaccactactaccaccactaccactactaccaccactacgaccactaccaccactacgaccactactaccactactaccactactatcactactactactaccaccactaccactactgccactaccactactactaccactactgcCACCACTACTGCCACCACTACAACCACTACTGCCACTACTGCCACTACtgccactactaccactactaccactactactactactactactactactactaccactactaccactactacgactactactactactactactactaccactactaccactactaccactactaccactgcTACCACTGCTACCACtgctaccactactaccactactactactactactactactaccactactaccactactaccactactaccactactaccactactaccactactactaccactactaccattactaccactactaccactactaccaccactaccaccactaccaccactacgaCCACTAcgaccactactaccactactaccactactaccactatcACTACCACTACtatcactactactactaccaccactaccactactgcCACTACCACTACTGCCACCACTACTGCCACCACTACTGCCACCACTACTACCACTTCTGCCACTACTGCCAcgactaccactactaccactactaccactactaccactaccactactactactactactactactactactactaccactactaccactactaccactactaccactactaccactactaccactactactaccactactaccactactaccactactactaccactactaccactactaccactactaccactactactaccactactactactactactaccactactaccactactaccacaactactaccactactaccactattACCATTACttctactactaccactactactactactactactactactaccactactaccactactacaaccactaccaccactaccaccactactaccactactactactcctactactgctactactgctactactgctactactactactgctgctactgctactgctactactgctactgctactgctactgctactactgctgctactgctactactgctactactactactaccactaccactactaccactactaccactactaccactactaccactactaccactactaccactactaccaccactaccaccactacgaCCACTAcgaccactactaccactactaccactactaccactatcACTACCACTACtatcactactactactaccaccactaccaccactgccactaccactactactaccactactgccaccactactaccactactgccactactaccactactaccactactaccactactaccactactaccactactactactactactaccactactactactactactactactactactaccactactactactactactactactactactactactactactactactactactactactactactactacctctactaccactactaccactactactaccactactaccactactaccactactaccactactactaccactactactaccactactaccactactaccactactaccactactaccactactactaccactactactaccactactaccactactactactactactactaccactactaccactactaccactactacaaccactaccaccactaccaccactactactactactactactcctactactgctactactgctactactactactgctgctactgctaatgctactactgctactgctactactgctgctactgctactactgctactactactgctactactactgctactacttctgctactgctactgctgctgctactgctgctgctactgctgcaaCTACTGCAACTACTGCAACTACTGCACCTACAACAGCAACAGCTGCAACTACTGcaactactactgctactactactgctactactactgctactcctactgctactactactgctactactactgctactactactgttactactgctactactgctaccaCTGCTACCACTGCTACCACtgctaccactaccaccactaccacgaCTACCACGaccaccaccactaccaccactaccactaccattACCACTACCACTATCACTACCACTACCATTACCATTACCACTATCACTACCACtatcactaccactaccactactaccactactaccactactaccaccactaccaccaccactactactactactactactactacaactaccactactaccactactactactaccactacttccactactaccactaccactactatcACTATCACTACTACCACGtagctgctgctactgctactactactgctactactatcaCAACTACCACTAcaaccaccactaccaccactaccactactactaccactactactactgctactactgctactactgtgACTACTttcactaccactaccaccactactactactactactacgactactactactactactgctactgctactgctactactactactactgctactgctactgctgctgctgctgctgctgctgctactgctactgctactgctactgctattgctgctactgctgctactactgctactactgctgctactgctgctactgctactactagtactactactactactaccactactactactactactagcactactaccactactaccactactaccactactactaccactactaccaccactactaccaccactactaccactaccactactaccactaccactaccactaccactaccactactatcACTACTACCACTACTGCCACTActgccactactactactaccactactgcCACTACTGCAACTACTGCCACTACTGCCACTACTGCCACTACTGCCACTACTGCCACGACTGCCACGACTGCCACGACTGCCACTACTGCCACTACTGCCACTACTGCCACTACTGCCACGACTGCCACGACTGCCACGACTGCCACGACTGCCACGACTGCCACTACtgccactactaccactactaccactactatcactactaccactactaccatcactaccaccactaccaccactaccaccactaccaccactaccaccactaccactactaccactactaccgccactaccactactactactactactactactactatcactactactaccactactaccactactaccactactaccaccactactactactactaccactaccactactaccactaccactactaccactactaccaccactaccaccattaccaccactaccaccactactaccactactactactcctactactgctactactgctactactactactgctgttgctactgctactgctactgctgctactgctgctgctactgctactactgctgctactgctactactgctactaccacGACTAATACTACTACTATCACCACTAtgactactaccaccactactactactactaccactactactactactaccactactaccactactactactactaccactactactaccactactactactactaccactactactactactactaccactactactactactaccactactactactactactacaactactactactactactactactactactactactactactactactactactactactactactgctgttgctactgctactgctactgctgttactgctgctgctactgctactactgctgctactgctactactgctactaccacTACTAATACTACTACTATCACCACTAtgactactaccaccactactactactactaccactactaccactactaccactactaccactactaccactactaccactaccactaccactaccactaccactaccactaccactactactaccactactactactactaccactaccactaccactaccactaccactaccactaccactaccactactactaccactactactactactaccactactactactaccactaccactactactaccaccaccaccactactaccaccactactaccaccactactaccaccactactactacAACTACTACTACTACGACTACCGACTACCACTACCGACTACCGACTACCACTACCGACTACTAATACCACTACCGACTACTACTACCGACTACCGACTACCGACTACCACTAccgactactactactactaccactaccgactactactaccactaccgactactactaccactaccgactactactactactactactac
Proteins encoded in this window:
- the LOC138869265 gene encoding uncharacterized protein, with the protein product MVVVVVVIVVVVVVVVAVVAVVAVVAVVAVVAVVAVVAVVAVVAVVAVVAVVAVVAVVAVVAVVAVVAVVAVVAVVVVVVVAVVAVVVVVIVVVVVVVVVVLRGSSDSDSSGSGSSGSSGSSSSGSSGSCSSSSSSSSGGGSGGSSGSSGSSGSGSDSGSDSGNGNGSGSDSGSGNGSGSGGSGGGRGSRGSGGSGSSGSSGSSGSSSSSSNSSSSSSSSSSSSSRSSSSSSSSSSSSSCSSCSCCCCRCSSCSSCSSCSSSSSSSSSSSSSRSSSSSSSSSSSSSSSSSSSSSSSSSISSSSSSSSSSSSSSRSSSSSSSSSSSSSSSSSSSSSSSSSSSSSGSSSSSSSSSSGSSSSSSGSSGSSGSSGSSGSSSSGSSGSSSSSRSSSSSSSSSSSSRSSSSSSSSSSSSSSSSSSSSSSSRSSSSSSSSSSSSSSSSSSSSSSSSSSSSSSSSSSSSSSSSSSSSSSSSSSSSSSSSSSSSSSSSSSSSSSSSSSRSSSSSSSSSSSSSSSSSSSSSSSSSSSSSSSSSSSSSSSSSSSSSSSSSSSSSSSSSSSSSSSSSSSRRSSSRSRSSSSSSSSSSSSSSSSSSSSSGSSSSGSSSGSSSSGSSSSSSGSSSSSSGSSSSSSSSSSSSSSSSSSSSSSSSSSSSSSSSSSSSSSSSSSSSSSSSSSSSSSSSSSSSSSSSSSSSSSSSSSSSSSSSSSSSSSSSSSSSSSSSSSNSSRRSSSSSGSSSGSSSGSSSGSSSGSGSSSRSRSRSRSRSSSRSSSSSSSSSSSSSSSSSSSSSSSGSSSSGSSSSGSSSSSSGSSSSSSGSSSSSSSSRIRARVVLDPTVNEADGRGSFVNCNVGWSYDCEFGT